Genomic segment of Leptospiraceae bacterium:
CAGGGGGAATTATCACCTCTGGGATGTGTATTTATGACACAATGCAGATGATCAAATCTGATGTAGCCACAGTTTGTATGGGACTTGCAGCGAGCATGGGAGCATTGCTTCTATGTGGAGGAACCATAGGCAAAAGGTATGCTTGGCCTCATAGTAAAATCATGATTCACCAACCCTTGATTTCAGGACAAATCATCGCTCCTGCTGTTGATTTAAAAATCCATGCCCAAGAAATCAAAAAGACCAGAGACGAACTCAACCGTATCATCGCTGAAAGAACAGGAAGAAACATAGAACAAGTCGAAAAAGATACGGATCGAGATTATTACATGAATGCCCAAGAGGCGTTAGAATATGGGATTATCGATAAGATTTGGAATGGGTTTTAATTTTCATCTAAGAAATCTTTTAGTTTCTTACTACGAGATGGATGTCTCAATCTTCTGAGAGCTTTGGCTTCAATCTGTCGTATCCTTTCTCTCGTAACTTGAAATACGTAACCAACTTCTTCTAATGTATGGATGTAACCATCTTCTAAGCCAAATCTCATTTTTAGGACCTTTTGTTCTCTTGCAGGTAAGGTATTTAAAACATTTCGAATTTGTTCTTGAAGCATTTTATTAGCTGCATGGCGTAGGGGTGACTCGGTTTTTTCATCTTGGATAAAGTTCACAAGTTTGGAGTCTTCCTCATCTCCAATGGGTGTTTCTAAGGAAATAGGATCTTTAGCAATGGTGTTTACAGCCTTTACTTTAGAAACAGGCCAACCTAAACGTTCTGCAATTTCTTCAACTGTAGGTTCTCGCCCATATTCTTGAAAGAAAATTCGAATCTCTTTATTCACTTTGTTGATTTGTTCTATCATGTGGATAGGAATACGTATAGCTCTTGCCTGTTCGGAAAGAGCTCTTGTGATAGCTTGACGTATCCACCACGTTGCATAAGTAGAAAACTTAAAGCCTTTTTTGTATTCAAACTTATCTACAGCTCGGATTAAACCTACATTTCCTTCTTGGATCAAATCATAAAAAGGTAAACCTCGATTTGTGTATTTTTTTGCGATCGATACAACAAGTCGCAAATTCGATTTAATCAACTCTTTCTTGGCTTGAGAAATTTCTCGTTCTCCTCTCACAATAGACTCTCCCCAATCTAAAATATCTTGGATAGAGCAACCGGCATCCTGCTCCATCCTTCTGAGTTTTCGTTCGTTGTTTCGGATGTCCTTGATGATTTCTCTGACCTCTTCAATAGAACACCCCATTTCTTTCTCTACTAAATCCAAATTTTCGTTTTTCTCGATGAAGCGATTATAAGCCTTGATTTGTTTTACGTCTTTGTTGTAGCGAGCTTTAAGATTGAGAAAATGTTTTTGTATCTCTTTGATACGATTCACCATTCCTTTAATTTTATTCGAAATACGATGGATTTCTTTTTGAGATACCCCTAATTCTTTCATTTTTTCATAGATTTTGTTTTGAGTGCTCGTTATGATACTTTGAAGTTCCTGCCATTTTTTAGATCCTTCTACTGTTTTTC
This window contains:
- the rpoD gene encoding RNA polymerase sigma factor RpoD, which gives rise to MNLMELQEMKQIIKIGKTNGEITFDEINELLPEKIVNSEKIEEVFGILHDLGIRIVEEYSYNNNEEQDIDEEFRKITEETEKKKKKKNDDSSDDPIKQYLKEIGQISLISGDKEVFLAKRIENGEKIIEETVLRSTILRLQFSKLMPKVRAGKIKITDVIYTEKPYTLTEKQIKDLEKKFFETMEIVKKEDKKLQEARAKLRKTVEGSKKWQELQSIITSTQNKIYEKMKELGVSQKEIHRISNKIKGMVNRIKEIQKHFLNLKARYNKDVKQIKAYNRFIEKNENLDLVEKEMGCSIEEVREIIKDIRNNERKLRRMEQDAGCSIQDILDWGESIVRGEREISQAKKELIKSNLRLVVSIAKKYTNRGLPFYDLIQEGNVGLIRAVDKFEYKKGFKFSTYATWWIRQAITRALSEQARAIRIPIHMIEQINKVNKEIRIFFQEYGREPTVEEIAERLGWPVSKVKAVNTIAKDPISLETPIGDEEDSKLVNFIQDEKTESPLRHAANKMLQEQIRNVLNTLPAREQKVLKMRFGLEDGYIHTLEEVGYVFQVTRERIRQIEAKALRRLRHPSRSKKLKDFLDEN
- a CDS encoding ATP-dependent Clp protease proteolytic subunit, yielding MYINHDTTSIFEHFVPIKAEIEKNFISKRQIFLWGPIDDRSAQYVVERLLYLDSIDPGKDIYLFINSPGGIITSGMCIYDTMQMIKSDVATVCMGLAASMGALLLCGGTIGKRYAWPHSKIMIHQPLISGQIIAPAVDLKIHAQEIKKTRDELNRIIAERTGRNIEQVEKDTDRDYYMNAQEALEYGIIDKIWNGF